In Candidatus Hydrogenedentota bacterium, the following are encoded in one genomic region:
- a CDS encoding amino acid adenylation domain-containing protein produces the protein MEAMSPTAWEGPPHSELDPVECRPLSPAQEEMFSLSLAAAEQGNYIEQVVVRLREPFEASRFIQRWRQLLQYYSVLRTSFHWRDLAEPVQRTLREVALPVPEEDWRGLTPVEQRSRLEAFLGADRARPFVLSEAPLMRLAILRLGELEYTIIWTVHHLLVDGRSIRLLLQQAFSDTGLSGDEGAPFGAYIDWLQGQPAARAREFWQEHLAGCAGPDLISLPRPSSPEESLPPRGSVRSQLPESLTGAMRAFAAREEITVNVLLLGAWALLMHRYAGTPDLVTGATKSVRHCPPVTEASIGLYINTLPVRTRVDGAITVSGWLRGLREQWVALREVEHASPRNAGPKAAISSPGFEACFVFERQSINDAMRALGGAWETREVRLLERTPVPLLLAAYGGDAITLHIEYDARRYTETCVARMPGHLQAILAYLVDNPAAVIARVPALPEAERKQLVHGGQPLGNRLPPACLHTAFDRAADDFPDATALESPGCVLTYGECLRRANAFAAHLKSCGVGPGSRTVLCMPRSAGALIAMLGILKSGSAYVPMDPANPDARLKYFMDDAKPDAIVTSSASRPAPPAPGVSIIRFEDVAGDEASAEAGPAVDPSSTAYIIYTSGSTGLPKGICVQHQVAAEHIETMRALYGIGPGDRMLHFASLGFDTSIEQAFVALATGATLVIADPAHCEPAHFSRLLQSAQIQAADLPPAFWRQWVESGIARDTGDPVSPLRVLLVGGDVMPTDVVRLWQQHPATAPVRLINAYGPTETVMTATCFETPPGFGHGGESRVPIGRPLPGTQAYIADSSQNLLPVGVAGELLLGGTRLAEGYLNRDALTRERFIPNPYCSAPGARLYRSGDRARLLEDGNIEFLGRIDEQIKIRGFRIEPGELEARLREHPGVSGAVVRCIERRAGDPELVAYLVPRPPGIDRLELRQYLRSRVPEFMLPAAMMVLDALPMAVNGKVDYQALPIPGGEDFVFAGGERAEIQTPLEHAIANAWSKVLGIADIGALDNFFDLGGNSLTAAQVIVRLREECVGDIPPGALFLQPTITGLAGLIERAARPNSEADPCLVPLRRAAGAPLFCALGAGGAAYSYGALTTRLDPAQAVYGLQYSHLPDAGLFGTVEDLAARYLAAIRSVQTEGPYYLAGWSFGGIVAYEIARQLLEAGEAVALLALIDCEAHGYTPSAPGNRAAALRREAAHFARRLRMLWNTRDTVAVYARDFIRIAADAARGKRADQPTLAEYLDFARSDIARVHAMKQAGQAPSDSPASRIGVANDQFVRTVVAGQRANERAAARYTMRPYPGTITLFRTAEGPGLTHERDPTLGYHRLAPFVDIRHIEGEHLMVVRDPYVAGLARQLQACINAAREAAE, from the coding sequence ATGGAAGCGATGAGTCCGACGGCGTGGGAGGGACCGCCGCATTCCGAATTGGATCCAGTCGAATGCCGCCCGCTTTCACCGGCGCAGGAGGAAATGTTCTCCCTCAGCCTGGCCGCCGCGGAGCAGGGCAATTATATTGAACAGGTTGTCGTGCGCCTGCGCGAGCCCTTCGAAGCATCCCGCTTCATCCAGCGCTGGCGACAGCTCCTGCAATACTATTCCGTCTTGCGGACGTCGTTTCACTGGAGAGATCTCGCGGAGCCCGTCCAGCGAACCCTCCGGGAGGTCGCTCTACCTGTCCCTGAAGAGGATTGGCGTGGCTTAACCCCCGTTGAGCAGCGGTCCCGCTTGGAGGCCTTCCTGGGGGCGGACCGCGCCCGCCCCTTCGTTCTCTCTGAAGCGCCGCTGATGCGCCTCGCCATTCTTCGTCTCGGGGAACTGGAATACACAATCATATGGACGGTGCATCACCTGCTGGTCGATGGCCGTTCGATTCGTCTCCTGCTCCAGCAGGCGTTTTCCGATACCGGGTTAAGCGGCGATGAAGGGGCCCCCTTCGGCGCCTACATCGATTGGTTGCAGGGGCAGCCGGCCGCACGCGCCCGGGAATTCTGGCAGGAGCATCTGGCCGGTTGCGCCGGGCCTGATCTCATCTCGCTGCCCCGGCCGTCAAGCCCGGAAGAATCCCTTCCGCCCCGCGGATCCGTGCGGAGCCAGCTGCCCGAATCGTTGACCGGCGCAATGCGGGCCTTTGCCGCCCGCGAGGAAATAACGGTGAACGTGCTGTTGCTCGGGGCCTGGGCTCTCCTGATGCATCGTTACGCGGGTACGCCGGATCTGGTCACAGGCGCGACGAAATCCGTGCGCCATTGCCCTCCCGTGACAGAGGCCTCCATCGGACTCTATATCAACACCCTCCCGGTTCGCACCCGCGTCGATGGCGCAATCACGGTGTCCGGCTGGCTGCGCGGCCTGCGCGAACAATGGGTGGCCTTGCGGGAGGTGGAGCACGCCTCACCACGAAACGCCGGCCCGAAAGCCGCCATATCCTCCCCCGGCTTTGAAGCCTGCTTCGTCTTCGAACGCCAGTCGATCAACGACGCCATGCGCGCGCTGGGCGGAGCCTGGGAGACCCGGGAAGTCCGGTTGCTCGAACGCACCCCCGTGCCCCTGCTGCTCGCGGCCTACGGCGGCGACGCCATCACGCTGCACATCGAGTACGATGCGCGGCGCTACACGGAGACCTGCGTTGCGCGCATGCCCGGACATCTGCAAGCAATTCTCGCGTACCTGGTCGATAATCCCGCCGCCGTCATCGCGCGCGTGCCCGCGCTGCCGGAAGCCGAGCGGAAGCAACTCGTGCATGGCGGGCAGCCGTTGGGGAACCGGCTGCCGCCCGCCTGCCTTCACACCGCATTCGATCGCGCGGCGGACGACTTTCCAGACGCCACCGCGCTGGAGAGTCCCGGCTGCGTCCTGACCTACGGCGAGTGTCTTCGCCGCGCCAATGCCTTCGCCGCCCACCTCAAATCGTGCGGCGTCGGACCCGGATCGCGCACCGTCCTGTGTATGCCCCGATCCGCCGGCGCCCTGATAGCCATGCTCGGGATTCTCAAGTCGGGAAGCGCCTACGTGCCCATGGACCCGGCGAATCCCGACGCCAGGCTGAAGTACTTCATGGATGACGCGAAGCCAGACGCGATCGTAACCAGCTCGGCGAGCCGTCCCGCGCCGCCCGCGCCCGGTGTCTCCATCATCCGGTTCGAGGATGTCGCCGGCGATGAGGCGTCCGCGGAAGCCGGCCCCGCCGTGGACCCGTCGAGCACCGCCTACATTATCTATACCTCCGGCTCCACGGGCCTGCCGAAGGGGATCTGCGTCCAGCATCAAGTGGCGGCGGAGCATATTGAGACCATGCGTGCTCTCTACGGTATCGGCCCCGGCGACCGCATGCTTCACTTCGCTTCCCTGGGTTTCGACACCAGTATCGAACAGGCCTTCGTTGCGCTCGCCACCGGCGCGACCCTGGTCATCGCCGATCCCGCTCATTGTGAGCCCGCCCATTTTTCCCGCCTTCTCCAGTCCGCCCAAATCCAGGCCGCCGATCTGCCGCCGGCATTCTGGCGCCAATGGGTTGAGAGCGGTATCGCGCGTGACACGGGTGACCCTGTCTCCCCGCTGCGCGTACTGCTTGTCGGCGGAGATGTCATGCCGACCGATGTGGTAAGGCTTTGGCAACAACACCCCGCCACCGCGCCCGTGCGGCTCATCAACGCATACGGCCCAACAGAGACCGTGATGACCGCGACGTGCTTCGAGACGCCGCCCGGATTTGGCCATGGCGGCGAGTCCCGCGTGCCCATTGGCCGCCCCCTGCCCGGCACCCAGGCCTACATCGCCGATTCCAGCCAAAACCTCCTGCCCGTCGGTGTGGCCGGCGAATTGCTCCTGGGAGGGACCCGGCTCGCCGAAGGCTACCTCAATCGAGATGCCCTGACGCGGGAGCGCTTCATCCCAAATCCTTATTGCAGCGCGCCGGGTGCGCGGCTCTATCGAAGCGGCGATCGCGCGCGCCTGCTCGAGGATGGGAACATCGAGTTCCTCGGGCGCATCGACGAGCAGATTAAGATCCGCGGATTTCGGATTGAGCCTGGCGAGCTGGAAGCCCGCCTGAGGGAACATCCCGGCGTGTCCGGCGCGGTCGTGCGATGTATTGAAAGGCGGGCCGGCGACCCTGAACTCGTTGCCTATCTCGTGCCGCGTCCCCCGGGAATTGACCGGCTCGAATTGCGCCAGTACTTGCGATCGCGGGTGCCGGAATTCATGTTGCCCGCCGCCATGATGGTGCTGGACGCGCTTCCTATGGCCGTAAACGGGAAAGTGGATTACCAGGCGCTCCCGATTCCCGGCGGGGAGGATTTTGTCTTTGCGGGAGGGGAACGCGCCGAGATCCAGACACCCCTCGAGCACGCCATCGCCAACGCATGGAGCAAGGTGCTGGGGATTGCCGATATCGGCGCGCTTGACAACTTCTTCGACCTCGGTGGAAATTCCCTGACCGCGGCCCAGGTCATCGTCCGCCTGCGAGAGGAATGCGTGGGCGATATACCCCCGGGAGCACTCTTTCTGCAACCGACCATCACAGGTCTGGCCGGCCTCATCGAGCGCGCCGCCCGCCCGAATTCCGAAGCCGACCCGTGTCTCGTTCCCTTGCGGCGCGCCGCCGGCGCTCCGCTTTTCTGCGCGCTTGGGGCCGGTGGCGCCGCCTACAGCTACGGCGCGCTGACAACCCGCCTCGATCCCGCGCAGGCTGTCTACGGTTTGCAGTACTCCCACCTTCCAGACGCCGGCCTGTTCGGCACGGTGGAGGACCTTGCAGCGAGGTACCTGGCTGCCATACGCTCCGTGCAAACCGAAGGGCCCTACTACCTCGCGGGATGGTCATTCGGCGGCATCGTCGCCTATGAAATCGCACGCCAGCTTCTGGAGGCCGGAGAGGCGGTCGCATTGCTCGCGCTCATCGACTGCGAGGCGCACGGCTATACCCCGAGCGCACCGGGGAACCGGGCCGCCGCCCTGCGGCGCGAGGCGGCCCATTTCGCCAGGAGGCTCCGCATGCTCTGGAACACGCGGGACACCGTCGCCGTCTATGCCCGTGACTTCATCCGGATTGCGGCGGACGCCGCGCGCGGAAAGCGCGCGGACCAGCCCACTCTGGCCGAATACCTGGACTTCGCCCGTAGCGACATTGCCCGGGTACACGCCATGAAGCAGGCGGGCCAGGCCCCATCCGATTCCCCTGCCAGCCGGATCGGCGTCGCAAATGATCAGTTCGTGCGCACCGTGGTCGCGGGGCAGCGGGCGAACGAGCGCGCCGCCGCGCGATACACAATGCGGCCCTACCCGGGAACGATCACCTTGTTTCGAACCGCCGAGGGCCCCGGACTGACGCACGAACGCGATCCAACCCTCGGCTACCATCGGCTCGCTCCGTTCGTGGATATCCGCCATATTGAGGGCGAACACCTCATGGTCGTCCGCGATCCCTACGTGGCCGGGCTCGCGCGCCAGTTGCAGGCTTGCATCAATGCGGCCCGAGAAGCCGCGGAATGA